Proteins found in one Cetobacterium somerae genomic segment:
- a CDS encoding SbcC/MukB-like Walker B domain-containing protein, which translates to MRPIRLEITGLQSFSKKQIVDFDALTTLGLFGIFGETGSGKSTILDAMIFAIFDEIPRTMGSKGKNIRPCLNQDSDILEVYFKFALGKDIFEITRCYKKKFSRKGEEKFEQSNPILILNGDVIADTVKNVEGKINEFFGISVNDFTRSVVLPQGKFSEFLKLKGADKMTMLENIFDLERYGTKMSEKIKVRNNKLKEEITSLENQIKGKGDCSLETINNLKATLATKEEEYNNLLSSKKELSQEYSELKELKILFEKLESYTYELQRLDLDKEDINLCKNILTKHEVAQSFKSVIDEITNLKESIFNNQNNLLKSKSTLENLNSALENLKEQEREKQIELDKLILELNNLKVDYTELDNLRKGDQYIRSLKFKEKLLEETLIDSNSISSNLKSLYEKLKVDNLSLESENNNLQNLEKIDKDKLISLEDEIKKLNADIKLLEEKLKEKNKLEVEIKEDNSLKISITAELENCLIQIKNINQQHLESKAFEISKNLIHGESCPVCGSKDHPNPAKEIQNIDTSILDELSKNKERLEKSILEIDTKLNYRLEKLSELNRLDNIDILKSALKIKENNINDLKVKEKEILENEKELNNKISTLKSNIKNSSSNITQKENDLNKLKEKLTLYEKEILEERENISLLKLESDSLDFISSRKTLLENMDKEYREVFNKKENLDISLRGVRDNIFKDFNAIQTLSLEVISLEEKNNHLKDSYNDKKEWLKIEATKNGFLSIEDILNHILENSKINILKDKISSYEIDSIRYQSLKDEVMKSIDNRVFNKDRWSELEEKLEGLTIKENNLFKEITEHRGDLNRLEQLALESKELLEKIDKLILKQDDIITLQKKFEGRKFVKFLARKKLDYIAYEASKRLQKITRGRYILTVDNNCDFNIVDAFNSNFTRECSTLSGGETFIVSLVLALALSSQLQLKGKIQLEFFFLDEGFGTLDATLLDRVIEILEEIRWKDAMKIGIISHVEDLKIRIPRRLEVTPAVPGESGSIIKLI; encoded by the coding sequence ATGAGACCAATTAGATTAGAAATAACTGGATTACAAAGCTTTTCTAAAAAGCAGATAGTTGACTTTGATGCTCTAACAACTCTTGGACTTTTCGGTATTTTTGGTGAAACAGGAAGTGGAAAATCTACAATACTAGATGCCATGATTTTTGCAATATTTGATGAAATACCAAGAACTATGGGTAGTAAAGGGAAAAATATAAGACCATGTTTAAATCAAGATAGTGATATTTTAGAGGTTTATTTTAAATTTGCACTTGGAAAGGATATCTTTGAAATAACTAGATGTTATAAGAAAAAGTTTTCTAGAAAAGGTGAGGAGAAATTTGAACAAAGCAATCCTATTTTAATTTTAAATGGAGATGTTATAGCTGATACTGTTAAAAATGTAGAAGGCAAAATAAATGAATTCTTCGGTATAAGTGTAAATGATTTTACAAGATCAGTTGTTTTACCTCAAGGTAAGTTCAGTGAGTTTTTAAAATTAAAAGGTGCTGATAAGATGACTATGTTAGAAAATATCTTCGATTTAGAACGATATGGAACTAAAATGTCTGAAAAAATAAAAGTTAGAAATAATAAATTAAAAGAAGAGATTACATCTTTAGAAAACCAAATTAAAGGAAAAGGAGATTGTTCATTAGAAACAATAAATAATCTTAAAGCCACTTTAGCAACTAAAGAGGAAGAGTACAATAATCTTTTATCGAGTAAAAAAGAGCTATCTCAGGAATATAGTGAATTAAAAGAACTAAAAATTTTATTTGAAAAACTAGAGTCATATACATATGAACTTCAAAGATTAGATTTAGACAAAGAAGATATTAATCTATGTAAAAATATTTTAACTAAGCATGAAGTTGCACAATCCTTCAAAAGCGTTATTGATGAAATAACAAATCTTAAAGAAAGTATTTTTAACAATCAGAATAATCTCTTAAAATCAAAAAGTACTTTAGAGAATCTAAACTCAGCCCTTGAAAATCTTAAAGAACAAGAGAGAGAAAAGCAGATTGAATTAGATAAATTAATACTAGAACTAAATAATTTAAAAGTAGATTATACTGAACTTGATAATTTACGTAAAGGAGATCAATATATTAGATCATTAAAGTTTAAAGAAAAGCTTTTAGAAGAAACTTTAATAGATTCTAATTCAATCTCTTCTAACTTAAAATCTTTATATGAAAAATTGAAAGTTGATAATCTATCTTTAGAAAGTGAAAATAATAATCTTCAAAACCTTGAAAAAATAGATAAGGATAAATTAATTTCTCTTGAAGATGAAATAAAGAAATTAAATGCTGATATTAAGCTATTAGAAGAAAAACTAAAGGAAAAAAATAAATTAGAAGTTGAAATTAAAGAGGACAATTCTTTAAAAATTTCGATTACAGCAGAGTTGGAAAATTGTTTAATACAAATTAAAAATATTAACCAGCAACATTTAGAAAGTAAAGCTTTCGAAATATCTAAAAATCTCATTCATGGAGAGTCTTGTCCAGTTTGTGGATCAAAAGACCATCCAAATCCAGCTAAAGAAATTCAAAATATAGATACATCTATTTTAGATGAATTATCTAAAAATAAAGAAAGATTAGAAAAATCTATATTAGAGATAGATACAAAGCTTAATTATCGTTTGGAAAAGTTATCTGAATTGAATAGGTTAGACAATATAGATATTCTAAAAAGTGCATTAAAAATTAAAGAAAACAATATAAATGATTTAAAGGTTAAAGAAAAAGAGATTTTAGAAAATGAAAAAGAATTAAATAATAAAATTTCCACTTTGAAATCAAATATAAAAAATTCTTCATCTAATATAACTCAAAAAGAGAATGACTTAAATAAACTCAAAGAAAAATTAACTTTATATGAAAAAGAAATTTTAGAGGAGAGAGAAAATATATCTCTTCTTAAACTTGAAAGTGATTCTTTAGATTTCATTAGTAGCAGAAAAACTTTACTAGAAAATATGGATAAAGAGTATCGTGAGGTATTTAATAAAAAAGAAAATTTAGATATATCTCTTAGAGGAGTGAGAGATAATATTTTTAAAGATTTTAATGCGATTCAAACTCTTTCTCTTGAAGTAATTAGTTTAGAAGAAAAGAATAATCATTTAAAAGATAGTTATAATGATAAAAAAGAGTGGTTAAAAATAGAAGCTACTAAAAATGGATTTTTATCTATTGAAGATATCTTAAACCACATCTTAGAAAATAGCAAAATAAATATATTAAAAGATAAAATATCATCATATGAAATAGATAGTATAAGATATCAAAGTTTAAAAGATGAGGTAATGAAATCTATTGATAATAGAGTTTTTAATAAAGATAGATGGAGTGAGTTGGAAGAAAAACTTGAAGGTCTAACAATTAAAGAGAATAATCTTTTTAAAGAGATTACAGAACATAGAGGTGATTTAAATAGGCTCGAACAACTAGCCTTAGAATCTAAAGAGCTTTTAGAAAAAATAGATAAACTTATTTTAAAACAAGATGATATCATCACTCTTCAGAAAAAATTTGAAGGAAGAAAATTTGTAAAATTTCTAGCTAGAAAAAAATTAGATTATATAGCTTATGAAGCATCTAAAAGATTACAAAAAATTACAAGAGGTAGATATATTTTAACAGTTGATAATAACTGTGATTTTAATATTGTAGATGCTTTTAATAGTAACTTTACTAGAGAGTGTTCAACACTTTCAGGAGGAGAAACTTTTATCGTATCTCTTGTGCTAGCTTTAGCCTTATCTAGCCAACTACAGTTAAAAGGAAAAATACAGCTTGAGTTTTTCTTTTTAGATGAAGGATTTGGAACTTTAGATGCTACTCTTCTTGATAGAGTTATTGAAATTCTAGAAGAGATCAGATGGAAAGATGCAATGAAAATAGGAATTATAAGTCACGTTGAAGATTTAAAAATTAGAATTCCAAGAAGATTAGAAGTTACTCCAGCAGTTCCTGGAGAATCAGGTAGTATAATAAAATTAATATAA
- the murI gene encoding glutamate racemase, translated as MRTIGVFDSGVGGVSVLKEVIKEFPYDNIIYFGDSLHAPYGDREIEEIRALCLKVSDFLVYEKKVDAIVIACNTATGAAMHIMKERYHIPVVGVVNNGVKEGIRVTKNKNIGVIATPATIKMDIYLKEFNRIDKNLNIYQVKCPLFVGMIERGWIDNEESNQLIKDYLSNLPQNVDTLILGCTHYPLIEKYIKRHFIGSIVDPAKETAKSLKTIIGEGGSSEKTSIKFFVSGDCQKFKEVAQEFLGTNIDKVEKIIL; from the coding sequence ATGAGAACAATTGGAGTATTTGATTCTGGAGTAGGGGGAGTTTCAGTATTAAAAGAGGTTATAAAAGAGTTTCCCTATGATAATATCATCTATTTTGGAGATAGTCTACATGCTCCTTATGGGGATAGAGAGATTGAAGAGATTCGTGCGCTCTGTCTAAAGGTCTCAGACTTCTTAGTTTATGAAAAAAAAGTTGATGCTATAGTTATAGCTTGTAATACAGCTACTGGAGCAGCCATGCACATAATGAAAGAAAGATATCACATTCCAGTTGTTGGAGTGGTAAATAATGGTGTTAAAGAAGGAATAAGAGTAACTAAAAATAAAAACATTGGAGTTATTGCTACTCCTGCTACAATTAAAATGGATATCTATTTAAAAGAGTTCAATAGAATTGATAAAAATTTAAATATTTATCAAGTTAAATGTCCACTTTTTGTTGGAATGATTGAAAGAGGATGGATTGACAATGAAGAGAGTAATCAGTTAATTAAAGATTATTTAAGTAATCTACCTCAAAATGTTGATACTCTTATTTTAGGATGCACCCATTATCCATTAATTGAAAAATATATAAAAAGACATTTTATTGGAAGTATTGTAGACCCTGCCAAAGAGACTGCAAAGTCTTTAAAAACAATTATAGGTGAAGGGGGATCTTCTGAAAAAACATCTATAAAATTTTTTGTTAGTGGTGATTGCCAAAAATTCAAAGAAGTTGCTCAAGAGTTTTTAGGAACAAATATCGATAAGGTCGAAAAAATTATCTTATAG